Proteins encoded by one window of Nicotiana tabacum cultivar K326 chromosome 10, ASM71507v2, whole genome shotgun sequence:
- the LOC142165488 gene encoding uncharacterized protein LOC142165488 — protein sequence MATPPNFEEGQSTYRPPRFNGQYYGWWKTRMHDSIMAEDSDLWDVICDGPFVPTKNLGDPVVAIPKTRKEFNDTDRKAIEKNFCAKQILVCGIGPDEYNRISACQSAKKIWEALQSAHEGTT from the coding sequence ATGGCTACTCCTCCAAACTTCGAAGAAGGCCAGTCTACTTACAGACCTCCAAGGTTCAACGGTCAATACTATGGATGGTGGAAAACTAGGATGCACGACTCCATCATGGCGGAAGATTCTGATTTATGGGATGTCATATGTGACGGACCCTTTGTCCCTACAAAGAACCTTGGCGACCCAGTTGTAGCCATTCCCAAGACAAGAAAGGAATTCAATGACACTGATAGAAAGGCCATAGAAAAGAATTTTTGTGCAAAACAAATTCTTGTGTGTGGCATTGGTCCTGATGAATATAACAGGATATCAGCATGTCAATCAGCAAAAAAGATCTGGGAGGCTCTTCAGTCAGCTCACGAGGGGACAACATAG